A region of the Clostridium estertheticum subsp. estertheticum genome:
TCTGGCCGCTTCTTTCATCAAAGCTTCTACACCTTGACTTGTAGCTGCAGATATTTTGAATATTTTACTATCGTCGTATCCTAATTCATTTAATCTTTTCTTAAAGTTCTCAAACACTTCATCATCGAAAAGTAAATCACTTTTATTTGCAGCTATTATTTGAGGTCTATCCCATAATTTAACACTATATTTTTTAAGTTCGTTATTTATTTTTATAAAGTCCTCTATAGGATCTCTACCTTCGATACCCGAAATATCAACCACATGGATAAGCATTCTAGTTCTCTCAATATGTCTTAAGAATCCTATTCCAAGACCTACGCCTTCAGCTGCGCCTTCAATTATTCCTGGAATATCAGCCATAACAAAATGCTGCGCTCCCTTAACACTTACTACTCCTAAATTTGGTTTTAAAGTTGTAAAGTGATAATTAGCAATCTTAGGTCTTGCTTTTGATACTACTGACAATAATGTTGACTTTCCAACATTTGGGAAACCCAATAAACCAACATCAGCTAAAATCTTAAGCTCCAGCTTAATCCATCGTTCTTCCCCTGGCATACCTGGTTCAGAAAAATTAGGAGCTTGCCTTGTAGGTGTACAAAATTTAACGTTACCTTTTCCGCCTTTTCCAGCTTTACAAACCCTAAAAGTTTCACCATCATGAGCTAAATCATACATTATTTTATTTGTTTCCAGATCACGTACAATAGTCCCCATGGGAACTTTAACATACAAATCTTCTCCAGCTTTTCCATAACACTTAGAGCCAGAACCACCTACTCCATTTTTAGCTACGAATTTTCTTGCATATGAAAAATCTAATAATGTAGTCATACTAGCATCAACTACAAATATTACATCTCCACCGTCTCCACCATCTCCACCATCCGGTCCACCGAGAGGTATATACTTTTCTGTTCTAAACGAAACAGCTCCATTACCACCGTTTCCTGATTTTACAAAAATCCTGGCTGTATCAATAAACATATATTTCACCTTACCTTACCGCATTTTCAATTTTTTATCTTGTTTAATTTTAATAAAAATTTTATTATTATCAAAATAACATATATAAATTTCTAAACTTATATTTATATGTTGCCATTTATCTCTGTTTTCTATGTAAAATTATATTTCTAATTTATTAATTTATATTCTCCAAAAGAGAATTTTAAAAAAGCACCCTTTAAGGGTGCCTTAAATTATTCAGCAATAGACATTTCTTCTTCTTCAACAACAGGATAAACGCTTGCTTTTTTCTTCATTTTTCCCATTCTTTCGAATTTTACTATTCCACTAATTTTAGCGAAAAGAGTATCATCTCCACCTATTCCAACATTGTTTCCTGGGTGAATTTTTGTTCCTCTTTGTCTTACTAAAATATTACCTGCAAGAACGAATTGTCCATCTGCACGTTTAGCTCCAAGTCTTTTAGATTCACTGTCTCTACCATTTCTTGTACTACCTACTCCTTTTTTATGAGCAAATAATTGTAGGTTCATAACTAACATAGCCTTACACCTCCTCTATTTCCACTTTTATATATTTACCATAAGTAATTTCTACACTTTTAAGTCCAAGTATCATTGTTTCAAGTAAAACTTGACATCTTTCAATATCTTTTAGAGTTTGACCTTCTAAATTTAAATTTAAAAATCCATCATCTATATCATACTTTACCTTAATTTTCAAAACTTCCTCAATCCCAATAATAGTAGTTTGAGAAATTGCTGAAATAGCACTACAAATTAAATCAACTTCCAACTGTTTTTCTTTAGGCATTGCATGACCTTTTATTTTAAAAGAAACTATTTTACCAAGACTTCGAACAAATCCAACTTTAACCACGACTAAGCTTCTATCTTCTCGATTTGAATCTTAGTATATGATTGTCTATGTCCTTGTTTCTTTCTATAATCTAACTTTCTCTTAAATTTGAAAACTATAATCTTTTTAGCTTTTCCTTGTGCTAATACTTTAGCAACAACTTTAGCTCCTTCAACTACAGGTTTTCCAACTATCAAACCATCTTCCTTACCTACTGCAAGAACTTCATTTAACTCAATTGTTGTTTCAACTTCAGCATTCAATTTTTCAACGAATAAAACGTCTCCTTCTTGAACTCTGTATTGTTTTCCACCAGTTACTACAACTGCGTACATAAAATACACCTCCTTGATCCAGTCTCGCCATCCCAGGTACATACCTAATAATAAAGTATGTTTACAACCTTACGTGTGCGGTCTACAAAGGACATTTTAACATATAAGAACATGTTTGTAAAGTATATTTACCCATATATCTTATATGTTTGCAAATTTCTTATTTGATTTGCAAAAATTAGCGATTCTACCTTAAATTTATCCAAATGAGGAATAAAGTTTACATAAATTTTATTTTCTATAGCCCCTATTTGCCTTGCAAATTCTAAAACATTGTCCATGATATCTTTCTTATAAACTTCACCAATTTCAATATATATGTCTAATAAAACCTGTTCACTGTTAATCTTAAAAATTTCATTTCTAATTAAAAATTGCATATAAGCTAATTTAACCCTACTACTCTTCCCACCGCAGACCGTGCAAGGTTCCTCAATAAATTCATATATAGACTTACCTCGCCTCCTCCTTGCAATCTGCACTAGGTTAAGTTCTGTAAATGGATAAACAACCGTCTTATTTTTATCGTCGCCGAATCCATCTCTTAGAACGCTTAATATGCTTTTTCTAACATCTGGGTCATCAGTATCAATAAAATCTATTATAATGATTCCACTAAGATTTCGAAGTCTTATCTGCCTTGCTATTTCTGATGCTGCCTCAATATTAGTAGTTTGTGCAGTTTTTTGAAGTGAACGACTTTTTATATTTTTCCCTGAATTAATATCAATTACATACATTGCCTCAGTTTTATCAATAACAATATTTCCACCACATTTTAGTATAATCCTGTGATTTCGTAGACTAAGTAACTCTTTTTCTATTCCATAATAATCGAATAACATCCTACTCTCATTATGAAGTTCAACCTTTACATCAATGTCAGATCTAGTCTGCGTATTTTTTCTCGTATACTCAAAATCACTTTCATTATTCAATACTATTTTAAAAGTATTTTTATCTAAAATATCACGCAGTGTTCTATTTAGAGCCCCTGCATTACTAAATAACAAAATAGGGTTTCTTGAATACTCAGAACGTTTAATAAGGTTCTTATATATCTCATATAAAGCTTCAACTTCATCATTTAAAGTATTGATATCAACCTGTGCAGCATTAGTTCTAATCATTACCCCAATATCCTTTGGTTTAATTAATGACCTTTCAACCAATGCCTCAAAATCTTTATTATTTATTTTTTTTGAAAAACTAATATTTTTATTCATATTAACAACAACGCAGTAAGTACCAGGGATACCAAAAGCACTAGTGACTTTTGCCCCTTTTTTATCTATTGCCTCTTTTAAAACTTCAACTATAAGTTCGTCACCTTTTTTTATCTTGGTATTATGAAACTTTTCATCAAGATACATATAACAATCTTTATTATGACCAATATCTATAAAAGCACACTTAATTGCTGGAACAATATTTTTTACTACACCTTTATATATTTCTCCTGGAACTGGTCCACTATTCTCTTCCTCTATAAAACATTCCTTTAGTTTGTTGTTTTCCTTTATTGCTATCCTCAAAATCTCTTCTTGTCTTTCGATATATATTTCTTTCATTTTGATCCACTCCTATTATACTATTTTAGAAAAACTCGCTAAGAGTGACTAATTTTTCATCTTTATATGCATACATTTCTTCGCGAGTTATATCAACAAAAGTCTCTTTATTAATAAACTCTAGGTTTTCCTTTATATATTCGCAAAGTAGACTAGCAGATAAATTATCTCGACTACCGCAAGAAATAAGGACTTTAATAGATATCACAAAATTATCTACGTTATAATCGAACTCATGAATAAATTGTTTTATATTAACCAACTTTTCTCCACTTTTTTTGCTGATTTTAATAATATTCCATTCGTCCAAAGCACATAGATCATCCATTTTTTCTTTAATACCTTCTATATCCGTGTATTTAAATTTAATAGTGTATCTAGCTGCATCAATAATTGCCATAGCTTGCTTTTGCTTTGTTCCCTCAACCGGAATTACTTTTACAACATCTAAAATTTTAATTCCACGCGGTGTGTTCTCATTCATTTTATTCATAATATAGTTTTCATCTAGTTCATCAACTAGTACTACATCCATATATTCACCATTTGAATGTACCCCTACTGACAATGGTTGCGCGATAGATACTGCCATGTGAGGATTGAAACCTTTTGAATACCCAATTGGCAGTTCTGATCTCTTGATTATCTTTTGGATAGTTCTCATTAAGTCTAAGTGAGCAACAAATTTAATCTCACTTTCCTTACTATACTTGATTAAATAACGCACCGTTAAAACACGTCCCTTCTTTAAAGTTAACATTAACCCCACACTGCGTGCAGCCATCTTTACAATTTTGAGTTAATTCTACTTTTTTAGCTTTTTCATTTTCATTTATTAAATACTCTTTATTTACACCAATATCTATGAAATCCCAAGGAAGTACTTCATCATAACTTCGCGCACGGTAAGCATAGAAATCTCCAGAGACTCCACATTCCTGCATTGCTTCCTTCCATATTTCAAAATTAAAATATTCACCCCAACCATCAAATTTTGCACCTTTTTCAAATGCCTTAATTATAACATCGCAAATTCGTCTGTCTCCTCTAGCCATAACTGCCTCTAAGTATGAAACTATTGATTCATGATAATTATATGTAACTGCCTTACTTTTGATTGCATACTTAACTGCTTTTATTTTCTCACCTACATCCTCCATTCTGCTTTGAGGTACCCATTGAAATGGAGTAAATGGTTTCGGTACAAATATAGCTGTACTTGTAGTAACTCTTAATCCTCTTTTTCGTGTTTCTTTGGGGATTTTAAAGTATTCCCCTGCAACTTTATCTGAAAGTTCTGCAATGCCACGTACATCCTCTAATGTCTCATAAGGAAGTCCCACCATAAAGTAAAGTTTTATAGTTGACCAACCTGAAGCAAATACGCTACTAACCGCTTCTAATACTTGCTCCTCTGTTACACCTTTATTTATTATATCTCGCATTCTCTGTGTTCCTGCTTCTGGCGCAAAAGTTATACCAGTTTTTTTCACCTTTTGTATTTCCTTAATTAAGTCAACTGAGAAAGAATTTATCCTAATAGACGGAAGGGATACACTAACGTGGTCCTCCTTATTTTTCTCTATAAGGGTTGTTACAAGGTTTTTAATATCAGAATAGTCACAAATGCTCAGTGAACTTAAAGATATTTCTCTATATCCAGTACTCTTTAATAATTTATCTGCTTCATCTATAAGAGTAGCAGTACTTTTTTCTCTAACTGGTCTATATATCATTCCAGCTTGGCAAAATCTACATCCATTTGTACATCCTCTAAATGTCTCGAGTATTACCCTATCATGTACTATTTCAGTATATGGAACTACTATTTTCTCTGGATAAGCAACTTTATCAAAATCTACTACAAATCTTTTCTTAACACTACTAGGAACATCATCATATTTAGGTTTAAATTCACGTATAGTATTATCTTCATTATAAGATACCTCATATAATGAAGGAACATATACTCCTCTTATTTTAGATATTTCTCTTAAAAATTCTTTTTTCTTACCTTTATAGTTTTTATAGACATCTAATACCTCATTCATTATCTCTTCACCATCACCAAGTTCAAAGAAATCCACTATATCGTATAATGGTTCAGGGTTATATGCACATGGACCACCAGCCATAATTATAGGCTCATCGTCACCTCTATTAGATGCTCTTATAGTAATGCCTGACATATCTAGCATATTAAGAATGTTTGTGTAACTCATCTCATATTGAAGTGTAAATCCTAAAAAATCAAACTCTTTTAAAGAATCTTTACTCTCTAATGCGTACAAAGATATATTGTTATCTCTCATTTGTTTTTCCATATCTGGCCAAGGCGCAAAAGCTCTTTCACAATAAGTATCAACTCTTTCATTCAAAACATGATAAAGTATTCTACTTCCTAAATGTGACATACCCACCTCATATACATCTGGGAAACAAAAAGCAAATCTTATATCAATTTTATCTATATCTTTATAACAACAATTTAGTTCTCCACCTATATATCTAGCAGGTTTTTCAACCTTAAATAAGATATCATCGGAAATTTTATTCATAGAAATCACTCCTCGTTTTTTCATCTACGGTAAATAACAATTTACGTACATTACATTATTTTATTTTAACACATGAGTCTTAAATCTCATAACTAAAAATTTTTAACCTTTAAAATAAAATAACCAACCTAATAATAGGTTGATCATTTTGATGCAAGATATGTCATAATATATGTTTTAATTTTTTAATATCAATATATTCATTTAAACTTATATTACCATATGTCTTTATTGCTTCGATTATTTCTTCCTCATACAATGTCTCGATTACACACATATTTTCATCAAGTACAGTAAACAAATTATATTTATTTTTATCAATTATTCCTAAAACATATAATAAGCTTTTCTCACAAAAAATAGAAATACTCCTATTCTCTACATATCCGCGCTTTATAAATCTGTATTTCTTCTTAATAATGTAGCCCATAATCAAATATACTATCCTTTCCTTCTCTTTAATTGAAGATATTAAAATAAATATTGAAATTAAGCCTAAATTAAAGTTCCCTCTGTTTGCAGACACACTTATAAAATATATAAACATAAAAACACTTCCAAGAATCATGCTAACCCTAATTGTCATCTCATTAGCTCTTCTATAGATATTATTAAAACTAAGTATATCACGAAGCACCCTCCCCCCATCTAATGGGAAAGCTGGTATAAGATTAAATATACCTATTGCTAAATTGCTATTAAAAATCAAATCAAAATAAGGCCTTTTAAATATTATAAATAGAATATAAAAAATGAATGCAAGAACTAAGTTTAATAATGGTCCTGATAAAGAAATTATTAAATCCTCTTTGGCATTTGCTTCATCTAGATCTTTAAGTTTAAGTACTGCGCCTACAGGAAGTATTTCTATATCAAAACCAGAAAACCCTAAAATTCTTGCAGTTAAATAATGCATTAACTCATGGATGAATACAAAAACAAAAGATATTACTAATTTCCCTTTAAATCCTAATACTATTAGCAAAATAATATACGGTATAAATAACTTGCTTATTTTTATCAATTAATCCCCCAAAGCAATTGCTAAAGATGTTATAAATCACTCCAATTACTAAAAATCAATATTACCATTTATTCCATTTTCTTTAGGTATCGTACTTTTAACCTTATCTAAAAACTTTATCGTAATTGTTTTTACATCATTAAACCTGATATCCCTTGCTTTTTCAAGTAATACACTATAATTATATTGCTTATTTATAGCTTCCTTAGAATAATTATATGCAAATTGTGTTTTTGGTGTAATAACTACTTTGAGAAGCAAAACAATAATGAATAATGTAAGCACTCCAATTAACTCCCTTGTTAATCTCTTTATATATAACTCTGATACACTGCTATGTTTATAGTTTTCGCTATGAAATTTATTTGTACCTCTTTGCCTTCTAGCTAAATTATTATAATAGCTTTGGTACTGCGTATTATAATTTCCCATTTGCTCCCCCTTATACAATCTTTTACTCTTTATATATATTTAATTTTCAGCATTTATATTACAAATTATAAGAAAAAAGATATATTAATCATCTGAAACAAGAAAAGCACTGCAAAATTTGCAGTGCCCACTGTATTTATTATTAATATTCACGATCTTTTAAACTTCTCATTAAAACTTCAGCTGTACCTAAATTTGTAGCAAGTGGAATGCAATGTACATCGCATAACCTAAGAAGTGCTGAAATATCAGGTTCATGAGGTTGAGGTGTTAGTGGATCCCTTAGGAAAATTATCATATCCATTTCCCCCTGAGCAAGTTTAGCACCTATTTGCTGGTCGCCTCCCAGTGGTCCTGATAAAAATCTAGTGACAGGAAGACCAACTTCTTCATTTATTAATTTCCCTGTTGTACCAGTTCCATATAATTCATGTTTAGCTAAAATATCCTTATATCGTTTTGCAAAGTCAATCATATCTTCCTTTTTTTTATCATGTGCTACTAATGCTATTCTCATAACTTTCCCCCCTAGTGTAATTTTTATGAAATATATTAAATCATCGCATATAGCGCTGAAATATCATCAAAAATTTATTTTGTTTCTCCTCATACCTACATTTAAAACAAGTCCTAGTGATATAAAACTTGTTAAGAGTGAACTTCCACCATAACTCATAAATGGAAGCGTTATTCCTGTAATAGCCATAAGCCCCATGGTCATTCCAACATTTTGAAATATTGAAAATAATAAATTTGAAACAACTCCCACACATATTACAGTTCCAAAAATATCTTTAGACTCTTTTGCAATTTTAATTAATCTATATATAAGAATACCATATAACAATAATAGTACTAATGCACCGATAAATCCCCATTCTTCACATAAAACCGCAAAAATAAAATCCGTCTGCTTTTCTGGAACAGAATTAAATTGCACACCCTTACCGAATCCCAGCCCAAATATCCCTCCTGAGCCTATAGCAAGTTTTGATTGTGCAAGTTGAAAACCAGAAGTTGCTTCATTGCCCTTTGTACTCAAGAATGATGTGAGTCTTTCCTTCCAATAAGGTTTCATGATTGGAGAATTCCATACGCTTACAATTAACAGTAAAATTGAAATTAGTCCCCCGATTATTATTTTTCGCTTTAATCCTATACAATAAAATATTCCGAGTACTATAAAAAAACTAACCATAGTCATTCCCATATCTGGTTGAATAACAATTAAAATCATCGGTACTGCCGCATAAAACATTAAAGTTAATAAATTTTTAGGTTCATTAATTTTCCCTTCAAATTCATCTAACTTCTTAGCAATCATTATTATCATACCAATTTTAGCAAATTCTGAAGGTTGTATACTGATTGGTCCAAAATTTATCCAACAATTCGCACCATGGTTAACTTTTCCAACAAAGTCACCAATTATTAGAAGTATAATTCCTGCCCAATATATTATCACTGCGTAATTCTCTATTACCATATAATCAAATACTAAAAGAAAATACACTGTAATAAGACCAAATATCATCCACGCTATTTGCTTTTTAATCAAAAAATCTCCAGATGATTTCACAGTAGCACTATAAATGTTTATACACCCAAAAGTCACGATACAAATCGCAATTATAATTGTAACATAATCTAATTCTCTTAAAAGTTTCTTATTAAGTCTTAGGCTTTGTAGAAATTTCATGATTTATACTACCTCCATCTTCGTGCTGCTTCACAGCTCGTAACAAATATGATTATATCATATAAAAATAAAATAGCTATGCATAAGTTGTTAATTATACATAGCTTAGATCCCTTATCTTTTTATCTTTTTTATTGGTATATTGGCAATTAGCGCTGGTGAATTACCTTCATATTCATCCGTTGTTGTTAATCTAACCTCGATTTCGCCTGTTTCTATTTCAGCGTATTTTGAAATTACTTGTAGTATGTCACTTTTGATCATTTCTAAAAAATCAGGTGAAATGTCTGCTCTATCATGTATTAAAATTAATTTTAATCTGTCACTTGCAATATCCTTCGAGAAAATTTTGTTAGAAAATATTTTTAATATATTCATCTATATCCCCCCTCTCATATTGCTCTAAACATTCTTTTTATAGTAGCAAAAAATCCTGCCTCGCTTGATGATCCATTTAATGAAGCATAAGTTACTTCCTCACCCATTATTCGCCTTGCTATGTTTTTAAAAG
Encoded here:
- the obgE gene encoding GTPase ObgE; amino-acid sequence: MFIDTARIFVKSGNGGNGAVSFRTEKYIPLGGPDGGDGGDGGDVIFVVDASMTTLLDFSYARKFVAKNGVGGSGSKCYGKAGEDLYVKVPMGTIVRDLETNKIMYDLAHDGETFRVCKAGKGGKGNVKFCTPTRQAPNFSEPGMPGEERWIKLELKILADVGLLGFPNVGKSTLLSVVSKARPKIANYHFTTLKPNLGVVSVKGAQHFVMADIPGIIEGAAEGVGLGIGFLRHIERTRMLIHVVDISGIEGRDPIEDFIKINNELKKYSVKLWDRPQIIAANKSDLLFDDEVFENFKKRLNELGYDDSKIFKISAATSQGVEALMKEAARILSTIPVTELVINDEEKFVIEEKRFTYTVEKDSQGTFVVEGTFVDRLLSAVNINEPDSLKYFHKVLKNKGVFGTLVEKGIKDGDLVRLQNFEFEYLE
- the rpmA gene encoding 50S ribosomal protein L27, whose product is MLVMNLQLFAHKKGVGSTRNGRDSESKRLGAKRADGQFVLAGNILVRQRGTKIHPGNNVGIGGDDTLFAKISGIVKFERMGKMKKKASVYPVVEEEEMSIAE
- a CDS encoding ribosomal-processing cysteine protease Prp, whose amino-acid sequence is MVKVGFVRSLGKIVSFKIKGHAMPKEKQLEVDLICSAISAISQTTIIGIEEVLKIKVKYDIDDGFLNLNLEGQTLKDIERCQVLLETMILGLKSVEITYGKYIKVEIEEV
- the rplU gene encoding 50S ribosomal protein L21; protein product: MYAVVVTGGKQYRVQEGDVLFVEKLNAEVETTIELNEVLAVGKEDGLIVGKPVVEGAKVVAKVLAQGKAKKIIVFKFKRKLDYRKKQGHRQSYTKIQIEKIEA
- a CDS encoding ribonuclease E/G; the protein is MKEIYIERQEEILRIAIKENNKLKECFIEEENSGPVPGEIYKGVVKNIVPAIKCAFIDIGHNKDCYMYLDEKFHNTKIKKGDELIVEVLKEAIDKKGAKVTSAFGIPGTYCVVVNMNKNISFSKKINNKDFEALVERSLIKPKDIGVMIRTNAAQVDINTLNDEVEALYEIYKNLIKRSEYSRNPILLFSNAGALNRTLRDILDKNTFKIVLNNESDFEYTRKNTQTRSDIDVKVELHNESRMLFDYYGIEKELLSLRNHRIILKCGGNIVIDKTEAMYVIDINSGKNIKSRSLQKTAQTTNIEAASEIARQIRLRNLSGIIIIDFIDTDDPDVRKSILSVLRDGFGDDKNKTVVYPFTELNLVQIARRRRGKSIYEFIEEPCTVCGGKSSRVKLAYMQFLIRNEIFKINSEQVLLDIYIEIGEVYKKDIMDNVLEFARQIGAIENKIYVNFIPHLDKFKVESLIFANQIRNLQTYKIYG
- a CDS encoding TIGR03936 family radical SAM-associated protein, translating into MLTLKKGRVLTVRYLIKYSKESEIKFVAHLDLMRTIQKIIKRSELPIGYSKGFNPHMAVSIAQPLSVGVHSNGEYMDVVLVDELDENYIMNKMNENTPRGIKILDVVKVIPVEGTKQKQAMAIIDAARYTIKFKYTDIEGIKEKMDDLCALDEWNIIKISKKSGEKLVNIKQFIHEFDYNVDNFVISIKVLISCGSRDNLSASLLCEYIKENLEFINKETFVDITREEMYAYKDEKLVTLSEFF
- a CDS encoding TIGR03960 family B12-binding radical SAM protein — protein: MNKISDDILFKVEKPARYIGGELNCCYKDIDKIDIRFAFCFPDVYEVGMSHLGSRILYHVLNERVDTYCERAFAPWPDMEKQMRDNNISLYALESKDSLKEFDFLGFTLQYEMSYTNILNMLDMSGITIRASNRGDDEPIIMAGGPCAYNPEPLYDIVDFFELGDGEEIMNEVLDVYKNYKGKKKEFLREISKIRGVYVPSLYEVSYNEDNTIREFKPKYDDVPSSVKKRFVVDFDKVAYPEKIVVPYTEIVHDRVILETFRGCTNGCRFCQAGMIYRPVREKSTATLIDEADKLLKSTGYREISLSSLSICDYSDIKNLVTTLIEKNKEDHVSVSLPSIRINSFSVDLIKEIQKVKKTGITFAPEAGTQRMRDIINKGVTEEQVLEAVSSVFASGWSTIKLYFMVGLPYETLEDVRGIAELSDKVAGEYFKIPKETRKRGLRVTTSTAIFVPKPFTPFQWVPQSRMEDVGEKIKAVKYAIKSKAVTYNYHESIVSYLEAVMARGDRRICDVIIKAFEKGAKFDGWGEYFNFEIWKEAMQECGVSGDFYAYRARSYDEVLPWDFIDIGVNKEYLINENEKAKKVELTQNCKDGCTQCGVNVNFKEGTCFNGALFNQV
- a CDS encoding M50 family metallopeptidase → MIKISKLFIPYIILLIVLGFKGKLVISFVFVFIHELMHYLTARILGFSGFDIEILPVGAVLKLKDLDEANAKEDLIISLSGPLLNLVLAFIFYILFIIFKRPYFDLIFNSNLAIGIFNLIPAFPLDGGRVLRDILSFNNIYRRANEMTIRVSMILGSVFMFIYFISVSANRGNFNLGLISIFILISSIKEKERIVYLIMGYIIKKKYRFIKRGYVENRSISIFCEKSLLYVLGIIDKNKYNLFTVLDENMCVIETLYEEEIIEAIKTYGNISLNEYIDIKKLKHIL
- a CDS encoding methylglyoxal synthase, yielding MRIALVAHDKKKEDMIDFAKRYKDILAKHELYGTGTTGKLINEEVGLPVTRFLSGPLGGDQQIGAKLAQGEMDMIIFLRDPLTPQPHEPDISALLRLCDVHCIPLATNLGTAEVLMRSLKDREY
- the rodA gene encoding rod shape-determining protein RodA, whose amino-acid sequence is MKFLQSLRLNKKLLRELDYVTIIIAICIVTFGCINIYSATVKSSGDFLIKKQIAWMIFGLITVYFLLVFDYMVIENYAVIIYWAGIILLIIGDFVGKVNHGANCWINFGPISIQPSEFAKIGMIIMIAKKLDEFEGKINEPKNLLTLMFYAAVPMILIVIQPDMGMTMVSFFIVLGIFYCIGLKRKIIIGGLISILLLIVSVWNSPIMKPYWKERLTSFLSTKGNEATSGFQLAQSKLAIGSGGIFGLGFGKGVQFNSVPEKQTDFIFAVLCEEWGFIGALVLLLLYGILIYRLIKIAKESKDIFGTVICVGVVSNLLFSIFQNVGMTMGLMAITGITLPFMSYGGSSLLTSFISLGLVLNVGMRRNKINF
- the minE gene encoding cell division topological specificity factor MinE, translated to MNILKIFSNKIFSKDIASDRLKLILIHDRADISPDFLEMIKSDILQVISKYAEIETGEIEVRLTTTDEYEGNSPALIANIPIKKIKR